The genome window ACCACCAGACCTACGGAATCGGTAAGCATTTGTTTGGAGAAATTTCTTCCGGCCGCCATTTTAATTCCCAAAGTGGGCAGATAGTCTTCGTCAACCGGCCAGATCTGGGCCAATATGGCGCGTTTTTGATCAACAACCGGATCTTTAAACATTGTTGAGCTATTACCATACCCGCCAGTGGGTAATGCGCCGCTAAGCGAAGCATTTTGAACACCGGCCAGGCCCTGCACCTCGTGCTTAAACACCCTGGCATTATTACCCAACGACCAAACATTCCTCACTATCATTACGTGATCGCGATTGTAACCCAGATCTTTACTTTGAATATATTTGAGCTGGTTATAAATCACTAAGGTTCCGATGATCAGAAAAATGGATATTGAAAATTGAAAGACAACTAAAAAGCTTCGGAACACGCCTCCTTTGAAGCCTGCCGCAATTTTTCCTTTCAACACCTGAATAGGTTGAAACGCCGAGAGGTACAATGCCGGATACGATCCTGCCAAACAACCTATCACAATGATTATCAGCAGTAGTACAGGAATTAACCATGAAATAATTTGCCAGGTTATAACCAGTTCTTTTCCGGACATTTTATTGAACTGACCAAGGAAAGCCCAGGCAAGCAACAATGCTATAATAGTGGCTACCAGGGTTACTAAGATAGATTCGGTTAAAAACTGTGCAATTAAATATTTGCGTGGTGATCCTAATACTTTTCGCACACCAACTTCCCTCGCCCTGCCTGAAGAACGTGCAGTTGAAAGATTCATAAAATTAACACACGCAATCAGTAATATAAATACAGCAATAGCCGAAAATATGTAAACATACTTTATGTCGCCATTTGCATCCAGTTCGGCCACGCTGGCTGACTGTAAATGGATCTTTTTTAAAGGGATTAAACTTAATTTAAAATAATTACCGCTTTTTTCAAGCTCATTAAAGGTTAAGTGTAGTATGGCCTTTAACTGTGGCCCTGCATGTTTTTGTAAAAAACCGGGAAGTTTTGCTTCAAGTTTATTGACATCGGCTCCTGGTTTTAATAAAATATAGGTGTTGAAATTATTACTGAACCATGTATCTTCTTTACTTTCAGCCAATCCCGGCATCGCTATAAAAAAATCAAAATTAAAATGTGATTGCCTGGGAATATCTTTGATAACTGCCGTTATTTTGTAGAAAGAAGTATCGTTAAAAGTTAGCGTTTGGCCTGCTACATTCGTTCTGTCGAAATATTTCTTCGCCATTTTTTCTGTAATTACCACCGTGTGCGGCTCTGTTAAAGCATTTCCGGTGCTACCTGTAATCATAGGTAAAGTAAAAATACTGAAGATGGAATTATCGGCATATACCATCCTTTCTTCAATAATATTCTGTTTTCCTTTTTTTACCTGGTTTCCACCCCGTTCCCTAAATCGCACTACCTGTTCAATTTCTGGAAAATCCGCCTTTAACGCAGCAGCAGTTGGCGGCGGCGCAACAGCATACGAATTCTCGTTCCCGCCGAATTTTATATCGTTGTTTACCCGGAAAATTCTGTCTGCTTTTGTATTAAACAGGTCATAGCTCAATTCGTCAAATACATAAAATACAATAAGCAGGCAGGTAGCTAAACCCAATGCGAGGCCAAACACATTAATAAAAGTGAAGCCTTTGTTTTTCATCAAGCCCCTGAAAGCGGTTTTAATGTAGTTCTTTATCATGATGGTTTGTTTTAGGTGAACAGAAAGTTTTTACAACCCTTAATAGGACGCCGTATCAACTTATTAGGTTGCACCTGTTTTACTTTAATTAATTATAATTGATACAATTAATTCATCACTTACCCCTACTCGCTTCTCAAACTTTTTACCGGGTTAGCCAGTGCTGCCTTAACCGCCTGGAAACTTACTGTGGTAATGGCTATCATCATGGCTAATGCCCCGGCAACTGCAAATACCCACCATCCAATGTTAACCTTATACGCAAAATCTTTAAGCCAGCTATGCATCCCAAACCACGCCAGCGGGAAGGCTATAACTGCGGCGATAAGCACCAGCAACATAAACTCTTTCGATAACATATTTACGATACCCGGAACACTGGCTCCCAACACTTTTCTTATTCCTATTTCGCGGGTACGCTGCAGGGTGCTATAAGATGCCAGCCCTAAAAGACCTAGGCACGAAATCATAATAGCCAGTACTGCAAAGTACATAAACAACTTACCAAACCTGTCTTCGGTTGCGTATTGTTTATTGAAGTTCTGATCTAAAAAATAGTAGTTAAAGGGCCGTTGCGGAACTAGTGTTTTCCATTTACTTTCGACCGCGGCTATAGTATTGGGGATTTCCCCTCCCCTAATTTTAAGCGTAAACACATTTATATTTCTCGGGTTTATCCGCAGGTTCAGGGGCTTTACGTTTTGCTGCAGCGATTCGAAATGAAAATCCTGAACCACGCCTATGATCTGTCCTTTACGTCCCCACTGATTAAACTTTTTACCTATGGCATCATTAGGAGATGCATAACCAAGATTTTTTGCCGCAGTTTGATTCACAACAAATGCCTGGGTAGTATCGGTAGCAAATTCTTTTGAAAATGAACGACCGGCGACCATTTTCATTCCATATTGCTGCATAAAATCAAAATCCACGTCGTACAAATTCATGTTCATTGAAAGCAGACTGCCTGAACGGCTTTCAACTTCAGAATAAGCTACGCTATTTCCATTGCCCGGCGTTGTCCCGGAACCTGATACAGAAACCACACCCTGAATTTGCTTTAGCTCATTTTTCAACGTTTCGCTCATGCTCTGGACAACAGAGTCGCCATTAAAATCAACGATCAACATTTGATCCTTTTGAAAACCAAGCGACTGGCTACGCATGAAATTTAGCTGGTTGTAAACAATAATGGTACCTACTATAAGCACAATAGATATAGTAAACTGCACAACAACCAGCCCTTTCCTTAAAAAAATCCCCTTAGCTGACGTGCTGAATTTGCCTTTAAGAATTGAAGTAATGCTAAAATTGGTTAGCACCAAAGCCGGATAAACACCAGCTATAAAACCAATAGCAACCGATATTGCGAAAAGGATAAAAATATAACCATGTTCAATAATGCTATGGCTGATAATTTTGCCTGCCAGCTGATTAAACAGCGGAAGCAATAGCATACTCAATAATACGGATACAAAAAAGGAGATTAAACAAATGATTATGGATTCGCCCAGAAATTGAACGGTAAGCTGGTTTTTTAAAGCCCCTACTACTTTACGGATTCCTACCTCTTTGGCCCTTTCTGTAGCCCTTGCCGTGGTAAGATTTATAAAATTGATACAGGCAATAAGCAAGATGAATATGGCAATTATAGAGAATGTATAAACATTACTCATGTTGCCATTAACAGGAGCTCCCCGATAGGTGTCCATATAAATGTCTTTTAACGGCTCAACAAACAACTCATAATTATAACCCTTCTTTCGTTTATCCTCGCTAATATGCTTTATCAGGAAACCCGGAAGCTTCGATTTAAGATTTGCGGCTGCATTTGCGTTGGGAATCAGCAAGTAGGTGAAATTGCTGAAATTACCCCACTCATTCATGTCTATCAGCTTCATTTTTTCCATTGTTGAAGCTGACATAAGCATATCAAAGCTAAAATGCGAGTTTAGCGGAACATCTTTAATAACCCCGGTAACTGTAACGGGCTGTTTGGCATTCAACCGCAATATTTTTCCTATGGCTTCGGTATTGCCAAAATATTTTTTAGCCATTGTTTCAGTAATTACAATGCTAAATGGATCCTTAAGTGCAGTTTCAGGGTTCCCGTTTATAAACGGGAAGGTAAAAATTCTGAATATGGCAGGATCTGTAAAGCTGATGTTATTTTCCTGGAATTTTAAGACGATAAATCCCGGTAAAATTCTGGTTGAAATTATCGTAACTCAACTCAAACCTTACATACATGAAAATAAGGAAGCAAGCTGTCATACCTACAGCAAGGCCAATAATGTTTATTAATGAAAAGCTTTTGTGCCTCCAAAGGTTTCTAAACGCTATTTTAAAATAGTTTTTTATCATGATTGGTTCAAATTGTGGTCGTGTGTATAATTATTCAGAACGGAGGCTCTTTACCGGGTTAGCCAGCGCTGCCTTAACTGATTGATAGCTTATGGTAACCACTGCAATTATCATTGCGGCAATACCTGCAACAGCAAACACCCACCAATTAATATCAATCCGGTATTGATAGGTCTTAAGCCAGTTTTGAAGCGCCCAATAAGCCAAAGGAAATGCAACAAGGCACGATAAAACAACCAACTGTAAAAACTCAAGCGAAAGTAAACGCGCCAAACCAGGTACGCTCGCGCCTAACACTTTCCGGATGCCGATTTCTTTCGTGCGGCGCTCGGCAGTATAAGCCGCAAGTCCAAATAATCCAAGGCATGATATAACAATGGCCAGGGAGGCAAATACGCGCGACAGTTTACTTACCAGCATTTCTGATAAAAACATCCGGTTAAACTGGTCATCAACAAATCTGTAATCAAATGGGTAAGCCGGGTTATATTTTTTTAAAACCGCTTGTATGCCAGCCAGTGATTTTTCATAATTATTTTGTGACTTGAGCCGTATGTACATCACCGTAGCATATTTGGGCTGCGTACTAAAAAACATAACAGGATCAGGGTTACCATACATATTACCATATACATAATCGTTCACCACGCCAACAACGGTAGCTGAAGTGGTATCTCCTTCGCCATGTACCTTTTTGCCTATCGCGGTTCCCTTACCCATCAACTTTGCCATTGATTGCGTAATAAGCATGCGAATTGGTTTCGCTGTGTCCTGAACGGTAAGACCACGCCCATCTATAATCTTCAACCCCGATGTTTCTATAAATTCAGGAGTAATGTATCGTTGCGATATCAGCACTTTTGAACCGGCAGGTTTTCCCTCCCAGGTAAGCCCGGAAGTATTATTGCCACCATAAATTATAGCGTGATCAGCAAGTGCTACATTCGATACATAACCGGTGTTCAAAAATTCCTGCTTTACAGGGTTGAAATTTTTAGCCATGTCGCCCTGCAGATCCAGTTCGATCAGGTTATTTTTATTAAACCCTAATTGCCGGTCTTTAACATGCTGTATTTGCTGATAAACCACTATAGTACTGATGATCAATACTATTGAAGCCGTAAATTGAAGCACAACTAAACCTTTACGAATATATGCTGCGCCGCTATCTTTAAGTTTAAACCCTTTTAATACCGATACGGGGTTAAACGACGACAGGTACAAAGCCGGATAGCTGCCCGCAATAAGCCCGCAGGCCAATGTTATTAGGGTAACCGCTAATAGGTGATAAGGGTTGCTCAATTCCATGGCAAGCTGTTTTTGCACCAACGTATTAAATGCCGACAATACCAATGCTACAATCACCATAGCAACTACGCCGGATACAAAGGCCATAAATATAGCTTCACCCACAAATTGCATCATTAACGAAGTTTTGCCGGCGCCCATTACCTTACGAACGCCAACCTCCCGTGCACGTTTTTCACTACGTGCGGTGGCCAGGTTCATGAAGTTTATGCAGGCTATAAATAATATTATCCATGCTATGGCTGTAAATAAGTGAACGTATTCAATTTGGCCGCCGCCCGTTTTCTTACCGTCTTTAAAGTCATCATAAAGATGCCAGTCGTTCATTGCAAATAAAAATGCGTGCCCCAGCGCTGTAGGTTCGCGCTTTTGAATATAACCGTAAAGTTGTTTATTAACTACCTCCGGGCCCACACCGGGCTTTAGCTCAACGTAAGTGTTTGTTGATTGATTGCCCCAGCTTTTTAGCCACGGGCTTTGATCAAAGTAAATTTGATATGGCATCAACCATTCGAATTGAAATGAAGAATTTTCAGGAATGTCTTTTACAACTCCTGAAACAACATAATCTTGTTTATTATCAACCTTTATGGTTTGCCCAACAACATTATTGTCACGCCCAAAAAACTTGGTAGCTGTTTTTTGGGTAATAACAACGGAATGCAGCTGGGGAAACGGGTTTGAAGGGTTTCCCTGTAAAAAAGATAGGGTAAACATTTTCAAGATTGCCGGATCTGCATATTTACCACCGGCAAAAACTGATTTATCACCTTTTGAAAACAGCAAAGATGTAGTTCCCTCGGTTGTACGGCCTGCATTTTCAACAGCCGGAAGTTCCGCTTTCATCGCATCAGCCATTAACCCAGGTGTTGACGATTCTGTGAAGACATAGGTATCGTACTTCTGATTTTCCTCTACCAGGTAAAGCCTGTCTTTTTTTACATTTACTGAATCAAAATTAATTTCATCCTCTACCCATAAAAAAATAAGTGAAGCACAGGCTATCCCGGTAGCCAACCCGCCGATATTCAGAAAGCTGTAGCCCTTGTTCTTTGACAGGCTCCGCCACATGGTTCTAATATAATTCCGTATCATGATTCTATGTTGTGATAGCTATTAAAACTCTTATTGTATGATGGTTAAACTATTCAGGAAGTTGCACTTAAATAGTCTATTGTTCCATTATTTTGCCTGCCAGCCTACTCACTTCTCAGGCTATCCACAGGGTTAGCTATTCCAGCTTTTATGGCATGATAGCTTACTGTCACAACTGCTGTTATAATTGCAATGAAGCCAGCTGCTGCAAACATCCACCAGGAAATAGTTATCCGGTAGGCAAAATCCTGCAGCCATCCGTGCATAGCCCACCATGCAATTGGCGAAGCAATTACAATAGCTAATAACACCAATTTCAAAAAATCAACTGATAATAGTGTATTGATTGATGCAAGGCTTGCTCCTAAAACTTTACGAACGCCAATTTCTTTAGTACGCTGCTCAATAGTAAACGCAGCCAAACCAAATAACCCAAGCGTGGCCAGTATAATGGTTATATAAGTAAACACACTAAATATGGATGCCAGCCGATCTTCGGCTTTGTATTGCTGGTTAAAAGCATCATCCATAAAAGTATAATTAAAAGGGGTGTCCTGGTCGTATTTTTTGTAGATACCCTGCATTTTATTCAGCAAGGTTGGCAGATTGGTGTGCGGCTTTATTCGGGCAAATAAATTACACCCTACTTTACTCCAAAATGGTGTATTACCCGGAACTATGAAAAGCCCCAAGGCAGTTATTTCCGACTGCATGGAACTATAATTAAAGTCTTTTACCACCCCTATTATTTTAAATTTCTGTTCGCCTGAGGCAATATAGGTACCCACCGGATTTGCAGACAAATGAAGTTTCTCAATAGCTTTCTCATTTATTGCGACCTGGTTCATACCGGCGAGCGGTTGAGTTGGGGCAATTTTCCACTTCAAACCCACTGTATTAACAAAACGGTCATCTACTGCAAGTGATGATATCATGGTGTAGTCGTCTTTTGTTTTGCCATTGATAGAGTTCATATCGAAACCCTGGAACATGCCATAACGCGAAGTAGCGGCGTTTTCTATTTCTGAAAGGGACTGGATATCCTTTTTAAACGCCGGATAATTGGTCCCAAAACTATTGCTCACCGGGATCATTATCACGTTTTCCCGATTAATGCCGGTATCTGCGTGCCTGAAGAAATACAACTGCCTGTCGATGACAATTCCGCAAATAATTAACACTACCGAAATGGTAAATTGAAGCGTTGTGAAAATTTTCCGAACGGTTATACCGCCTGCTTTTTTACTCATTTTCCCTTTTAGTGTTGTAACCGGATTAAATGCGGAAAGCACCAGTGAAGGGTAGCTACCCGCTATGAGGATAGTTATTATAAGTAACGAAGACAATAATAAAAGCACCTGGGAGCTATATAAAAATGAATTGTCAATTTTCAACTGCAGCACATTTAAAAACCACCGTTTAAAAGCATAACATAAAAGATAGCCAATCACAAAAGACAGCGTTGCAAACAAGGTGGACTCCACATAAAACTGCATAGCGATGGTTTTACGGCTCGCGCCTGATACTTTCCGCACACCAACTTCTTTTGCCCTTAGGGTAGCCCGGGCTGTTGAAAGGCTCATATAATTAACCAGCGCGAGTAACAGTATCAGGATGGCCACCAAAGGAAAGATCTTTAGATATTTGGTATTTGATGAATCACCAAAATTGTTCTTGAGGTGCGTATCCGCTAGCGGCGCAAGCGAATAATTTACGTTGTCAAAAGTTTTATCACTTTTGGCCATCAGGTCAAGGTTTTTTCTTAGCGCTGAACTATCCGATGCATGATTTAATAAAAGGTAGATTCCAAAATTACCAAAGCTGATTTCTTTTGTTCCTACATAGTCTGACGCTTCCTTCATTTTTAGCAAGCTCAAATTAGAGGTTACGAAATTAAACGCAATGGATGAGTTTGAGGGGCAATTTTCGGCAACTCCGGTAACCATATAAGTAAAAGCGCTATCGGTTTTCAACACAATGGTTTTGCCGATTGGATTTTCCGTACCAAAATATTTTGCAGCCATATCGCGCGATAACACAACGGTAAAAGGCTTATTGAGTACATTTTCGGCCTGTCCTGATAATAGCTTAAAGGAAAAGAAATTAAAAAAACCTGCATCGGCAAACAACAGGTTCTTTTCAGAAAATTTTGCATCCGGTTTGTCGGGATTACTGACAACTACCGGCTTAAAATAAGCCATTGTGCGCATGTAATCCTTAACAATGGGCTGCTTGTCCTTAATAATTGATGCAGCTGCATAACTCATAAAGGCCATATTCATGGTGTTGCCGCCTACTTTAATCGACGCATGCGGGTTAAATATCCTGCCTGCATTTTTATGAAAACTATCATAACTTGTTTCATGAGCTACATACATCATTATAGTCATACAAACAGCCAAGCCAACAGCCAGTCCGGTGATGTTAATAAGGCTGAATAACCGTTGTTTTAAAAGGTTACGCCAGGCGATTTTCAGGTAGTTAAATATCATTGTGCAGGTTTAATTTTTTCAATTAACTGTTTATGCTTAATTCCGTAATTATTTAACTTCTCAACTAATAGATTTTTTGTATTCACGCCGCCGGCGTTCCATTTTTGCACACGGAACACCCGGAACAAAGTGAAACATGCTGATTATAAGCGCATTATATTTTTACAAGGTAATTGATAGAGATAAGTATCTGATAGCAAGGATGTTTCATCAATATTTATATCGAATTCAGTTTATTTATTTGTAGAAAACTTATCATCATATCCCTAACCCTTAATTAACAAAATCAGTATAACTATTTAAATTTCAGCAGCTTATTAATTTATTAATTCTTTAAAACCAGGCAACACTCAAGCCACCCCTCCATTTAGGAGGGGATAGCAGAGGCACTTATTAACTTATATAAACTTTTATTGTGACTGGTTAGGCTGCCAGTTTTTTTATACCATAATGTTTTCCACTACACTTTGTCCATCCAATAAGCGGATGATCCTGTGGCTGTAGCGGGCATCATGTTCAGAGTGGGTAACCATTATAATTGTGGTACCCTGTTCGTTAAGATCTGTAAGCAGTTCCATCACATCGTTACCATTGCTTGAGTCAAGGTTACCGGTAGGCTCATCCGCCAGAATCAGTTTTGGTTTGTTAACCACTGCGCGGGCAATGGCCACACGTTGTTGCTGACCACCTGATAATTGTTGCGGATAGTGGTTGCGGCGGTGCATGATCTGCATTTTATCAAGCACTTCTTCTACCCTTTTTACGCGCTCTGCTGACGGTACGCCAGTGTAAATTAAAGGGAGCTCAACATTTTCAAATACGGTTAACTCGTCAATTAAGTTAAAGCTTTGAAATACGAAACCAATATTGTGCTTACGCAGATCGGCCCGTTTACGCTCTGTAAAATGCGCAACTTCAATTCCGTTGAAAACATAGCTGCCTTCATCCGGATCGTCAAGCATTCCTAAAATGTTAAGCAAAGTTGATTTTCCGCAGCCAGACGGCCCCATTATGGCTACAAACTCGCCGGTTTTTACTTCAATTGACAGTTTGTTCAAAGCAATGGTTTCTACTTCTTCCGTACGATAAAATTTCTCCAGGTTGGTGATCTTTATCATAATGCTGCCCCCTAATTCGTTCTTGTTCATATAAGTTTAAATTTGATTTGTATAGCTTAAATTAATTAGTTGCCTTTATTATTTGTTTAAATATATGTCTTAAGGTTCTTTTCGTCTGTTTATCACTACTTCTTCAGCACTAATTCCTGTATGTCGCCATAGGTTTCATAACTTGATGTTATTACCTTATCACCAGGCTGTAAACCATTGGTCAACTCATAATAGTCCGGGCTCTGCCTGTTTATCTGGATAGGAACTTTATAGGCCTTTTTTCCGTCTTCGCTAACTTTAAAGATCCAGTTACCGCCTGTTTGCTGGTAAAAACCACCTTTAGGTAGCAACAGAGCAGTTGTCTGATCGCTCAATGCCAAACGCACCTGCAATGTTTGTCCTTTCCTTATACCTGTAGGTACCGGGCCAACAAAAGCCATATCAACCTGGAACTGACCGTCCTTTCCAACAGAAATAAACACCTTTTTAATCACCAGGTTATAAGTTTTATCAGCAAATTGAAAATCACCTTTAAGACCCACAAATACCCTGGATAAGTAATGCTCTTCAATATTCACTCTTACCTTAAAACCTGATAAGACGTCGATTTGACCAAGATGTTCCCCTTTATTTTTACTTTGTCCTATTTCGGCATCAAAGGAGGTTAATTGGCCATCAAGCGGTGCTCTCAAAGTAAGATCACTCACTTTTTTACGCATCATATCCAGCGCACTTTTCATTTGGGCTATTTGCTCCTTTGTCTGCCTATCCTGCTGGCTAACCATTACGGTATCCTGCACCAGTATTTGCGACGCTAATTTTTTACGGCTTAGCTGGTACTGGTATTGGTTTTGGGCGGTTTGAAACTCCTGCGATCCAATTGCTTTTTTGTTATAAAGGTCCTTATCCAGTTTGTAAATCCTTTCAGCTTCCTTAAATGCTACATCCACATCCGCCATATTGTTCAACTTATTAATAGTTGCCGACTGCAGTTGGGTATGTGAGATCTGCATCTGAATTTGCTGTGCGTACACATTGGTTTCCTGTGTTGCTAAATTAAGCTCAAGATCCGTATTAGACATTCTTAAAATCGGGTCACCTTTTTTTAATATGGCACCATCCTCAACATATTTCTCTTCAACACGTCCGCCATCAGAAGCATCCAGGTAAATGGTTGAAAGCGGCATTACCACACCATTAACAGGAATAAACTCCTGGAATGGCCCTTTTTTTATTTCA of Mucilaginibacter xinganensis contains these proteins:
- a CDS encoding ABC transporter permease translates to MIFNYLKIAWRNLLKQRLFSLINITGLAVGLAVCMTIMMYVAHETSYDSFHKNAGRIFNPHASIKVGGNTMNMAFMSYAAASIIKDKQPIVKDYMRTMAYFKPVVVSNPDKPDAKFSEKNLLFADAGFFNFFSFKLLSGQAENVLNKPFTVVLSRDMAAKYFGTENPIGKTIVLKTDSAFTYMVTGVAENCPSNSSIAFNFVTSNLSLLKMKEASDYVGTKEISFGNFGIYLLLNHASDSSALRKNLDLMAKSDKTFDNVNYSLAPLADTHLKNNFGDSSNTKYLKIFPLVAILILLLALVNYMSLSTARATLRAKEVGVRKVSGASRKTIAMQFYVESTLFATLSFVIGYLLCYAFKRWFLNVLQLKIDNSFLYSSQVLLLLSSLLIITILIAGSYPSLVLSAFNPVTTLKGKMSKKAGGITVRKIFTTLQFTISVVLIICGIVIDRQLYFFRHADTGINRENVIMIPVSNSFGTNYPAFKKDIQSLSEIENAATSRYGMFQGFDMNSINGKTKDDYTMISSLAVDDRFVNTVGLKWKIAPTQPLAGMNQVAINEKAIEKLHLSANPVGTYIASGEQKFKIIGVVKDFNYSSMQSEITALGLFIVPGNTPFWSKVGCNLFARIKPHTNLPTLLNKMQGIYKKYDQDTPFNYTFMDDAFNQQYKAEDRLASIFSVFTYITIILATLGLFGLAAFTIEQRTKEIGVRKVLGASLASINTLLSVDFLKLVLLAIVIASPIAWWAMHGWLQDFAYRITISWWMFAAAGFIAIITAVVTVSYHAIKAGIANPVDSLRSE
- a CDS encoding ABC transporter permease, producing MISTRILPGFIVLKFQENNISFTDPAIFRIFTFPFINGNPETALKDPFSIVITETMAKKYFGNTEAIGKILRLNAKQPVTVTGVIKDVPLNSHFSFDMLMSASTMEKMKLIDMNEWGNFSNFTYLLIPNANAAANLKSKLPGFLIKHISEDKRKKGYNYELFVEPLKDIYMDTYRGAPVNGNMSNVYTFSIIAIFILLIACINFINLTTARATERAKEVGIRKVVGALKNQLTVQFLGESIIICLISFFVSVLLSMLLLPLFNQLAGKIISHSIIEHGYIFILFAISVAIGFIAGVYPALVLTNFSITSILKGKFSTSAKGIFLRKGLVVVQFTISIVLIVGTIIVYNQLNFMRSQSLGFQKDQMLIVDFNGDSVVQSMSETLKNELKQIQGVVSVSGSGTTPGNGNSVAYSEVESRSGSLLSMNMNLYDVDFDFMQQYGMKMVAGRSFSKEFATDTTQAFVVNQTAAKNLGYASPNDAIGKKFNQWGRKGQIIGVVQDFHFESLQQNVKPLNLRINPRNINVFTLKIRGGEIPNTIAAVESKWKTLVPQRPFNYYFLDQNFNKQYATEDRFGKLFMYFAVLAIMISCLGLLGLASYSTLQRTREIGIRKVLGASVPGIVNMLSKEFMLLVLIAAVIAFPLAWFGMHSWLKDFAYKVNIGWWVFAVAGALAMMIAITTVSFQAVKAALANPVKSLRSE
- a CDS encoding ABC transporter ATP-binding protein; protein product: MIKITNLEKFYRTEEVETIALNKLSIEVKTGEFVAIMGPSGCGKSTLLNILGMLDDPDEGSYVFNGIEVAHFTERKRADLRKHNIGFVFQSFNLIDELTVFENVELPLIYTGVPSAERVKRVEEVLDKMQIMHRRNHYPQQLSGGQQQRVAIARAVVNKPKLILADEPTGNLDSSNGNDVMELLTDLNEQGTTIIMVTHSEHDARYSHRIIRLLDGQSVVENIMV
- a CDS encoding ABC transporter permease; translation: MIRNYIRTMWRSLSKNKGYSFLNIGGLATGIACASLIFLWVEDEINFDSVNVKKDRLYLVEENQKYDTYVFTESSTPGLMADAMKAELPAVENAGRTTEGTTSLLFSKGDKSVFAGGKYADPAILKMFTLSFLQGNPSNPFPQLHSVVITQKTATKFFGRDNNVVGQTIKVDNKQDYVVSGVVKDIPENSSFQFEWLMPYQIYFDQSPWLKSWGNQSTNTYVELKPGVGPEVVNKQLYGYIQKREPTALGHAFLFAMNDWHLYDDFKDGKKTGGGQIEYVHLFTAIAWIILFIACINFMNLATARSEKRAREVGVRKVMGAGKTSLMMQFVGEAIFMAFVSGVVAMVIVALVLSAFNTLVQKQLAMELSNPYHLLAVTLITLACGLIAGSYPALYLSSFNPVSVLKGFKLKDSGAAYIRKGLVVLQFTASIVLIISTIVVYQQIQHVKDRQLGFNKNNLIELDLQGDMAKNFNPVKQEFLNTGYVSNVALADHAIIYGGNNTSGLTWEGKPAGSKVLISQRYITPEFIETSGLKIIDGRGLTVQDTAKPIRMLITQSMAKLMGKGTAIGKKVHGEGDTTSATVVGVVNDYVYGNMYGNPDPVMFFSTQPKYATVMYIRLKSQNNYEKSLAGIQAVLKKYNPAYPFDYRFVDDQFNRMFLSEMLVSKLSRVFASLAIVISCLGLFGLAAYTAERRTKEIGIRKVLGASVPGLARLLSLEFLQLVVLSCLVAFPLAYWALQNWLKTYQYRIDINWWVFAVAGIAAMIIAVVTISYQSVKAALANPVKSLRSE
- a CDS encoding efflux RND transporter periplasmic adaptor subunit, whose product is MDRVIEKKTWNTKRILTIAGITGIVLLIGGSIYFTSGKSKLDVDTERLTISEIKKGPFQEFIPVNGVVMPLSTIYLDASDGGRVEEKYVEDGAILKKGDPILRMSNTDLELNLATQETNVYAQQIQMQISHTQLQSATINKLNNMADVDVAFKEAERIYKLDKDLYNKKAIGSQEFQTAQNQYQYQLSRKKLASQILVQDTVMVSQQDRQTKEQIAQMKSALDMMRKKVSDLTLRAPLDGQLTSFDAEIGQSKNKGEHLGQIDVLSGFKVRVNIEEHYLSRVFVGLKGDFQFADKTYNLVIKKVFISVGKDGQFQVDMAFVGPVPTGIRKGQTLQVRLALSDQTTALLLPKGGFYQQTGGNWIFKVSEDGKKAYKVPIQINRQSPDYYELTNGLQPGDKVITSSYETYGDIQELVLKK
- a CDS encoding ABC transporter permease, coding for MIKNYIKTAFRGLMKNKGFTFINVFGLALGLATCLLIVFYVFDELSYDLFNTKADRIFRVNNDIKFGGNENSYAVAPPPTAAALKADFPEIEQVVRFRERGGNQVKKGKQNIIEERMVYADNSIFSIFTLPMITGSTGNALTEPHTVVITEKMAKKYFDRTNVAGQTLTFNDTSFYKITAVIKDIPRQSHFNFDFFIAMPGLAESKEDTWFSNNFNTYILLKPGADVNKLEAKLPGFLQKHAGPQLKAILHLTFNELEKSGNYFKLSLIPLKKIHLQSASVAELDANGDIKYVYIFSAIAVFILLIACVNFMNLSTARSSGRAREVGVRKVLGSPRKYLIAQFLTESILVTLVATIIALLLAWAFLGQFNKMSGKELVITWQIISWLIPVLLLIIIVIGCLAGSYPALYLSAFQPIQVLKGKIAAGFKGGVFRSFLVVFQFSISIFLIIGTLVIYNQLKYIQSKDLGYNRDHVMIVRNVWSLGNNARVFKHEVQGLAGVQNASLSGALPTGGYGNSSTMFKDPVVDQKRAILAQIWPVDEDYLPTLGIKMAAGRNFSKQMLTDSVGLVVNEAAARMLNFSDPITQPLYAPNDNMVKTMKKYHIIGVMKNFNFRSLKDNITPLIFTLNEDRGAVSVRIRSANIPSIIQQIKNKYNSFSPTQEFNYTFMDEDFDAIYRAEQRIGTISVAFTTLAIIIACLGLFGLAAYAAEQRTKEIGVRKVLGASISTIVGMLSKDFIKLVLFSIVLAAPLAWWAMHSWLQGFAYRQNIQWWIIVLAGAGAIFIAFVTISFQSVKAALTNPVKSLKSE